A window of the Nycticebus coucang isolate mNycCou1 chromosome 3, mNycCou1.pri, whole genome shotgun sequence genome harbors these coding sequences:
- the BBS10 gene encoding Bardet-Biedl syndrome 10 protein, with amino-acid sequence MWRKNTRESKAEVVPPSHVPRHCPDLGGTWRGLWGSATGGSAVGSPNPEAVLPALPLRLPVHPCPFRFRARRACVASCELRLEVAQVRGSMAAAGSVRAALQVAEVLETIVSCCVGPEGRQVLCTKPTGEVLLTRDGGRLLEALHLDHPMARMIVACVSSHLKTAGDGAKTFIIFLCHLLRGLNAITDREKDSLMSENTQTRRRHWKNCCQWKYISQTLLMFQTQILDCIIDQYLSRHFLSIFSSVKERTLSRSSLEWLLEAYFCGRVGRNNQKFISQLMCDYFFECMTYKSGIDVFELVDDSFVELNVGVTGLPVSDSRIVAGLVLHRDFSVYCPADGDIRTVIVTETLQPLFSTSGSEFILNSEAQFQTSQFWIVERTKSIMKHLHSQNVKLLLSSVKQPDLVIYSARLSGISVVECLSSEEISLIQRISGLSPFVLPQGSSQCEISNTTLLKFCRPLILRSKRYVHLGLTSTCAFMPHCIVLCGPVQGLIEQHKDALHGAFKMLRQLFKDLDLNYMTQASDQNDASSPLIYKNSRESNQLQERGNGSLQRPCPKTVVKNKNKLEKAQMYLKVISNVELETCIPCSTVKLTPTNTFQRHQTLRCLIIDDCEPLIESNSTAHSTTENTRIDISCENLEIAGKGSTLAMRCKLLDMCTPQSYHSSAMPAGCVLPVGGNFEILLHYYLLNYAKKCQQSEETVVSMIIANALLGIPKILYKSKKGNDSFPQVYIRALQALQTSQPVGSSQTGLESVIGKYQLLTSVLQCLSKILTIDLVINIKRQPQKVRGEDSEDEL; translated from the exons ATGTGGAGAAAGAACACGCGTGAATCCAAGGCAGAGGTTGTCCCACCTTCCCACGTGCCCCGTCACTGTCCTGACTTGGGAGGGACGTGGCGGGGGCTCTGGGGGTCGGCGA CTGGCGGAAGTGCAGTCGGCTCGCCCAATCCGGAAGCCGTGCTACCCGCGCTTCCGCTCCGGCTTCCGGTTCATCCTTGTCCCTTCCGCTTCCGGGCGCGCCGCGCCTGTGTGGCGTCCTGCGAGCTGCGACTGGAAGTGGCCCAGGTTCGAGGTTCTATGGCCGCCGCAGGGTCTGTGAGAGCGGCCTTGCAGGTGGCCGAGGTGCTGGAAACCATCGTGAGCTGCTGCGTTGGTCCCGAGGGGCGGCAGGTTTTGTGCACGAAGCCCACTGGCGAGGTGCTGCTCACTCGGGACGGAGGCCGCCTCCTGGAGGCGCTGCACTTAGACCATCCCATGGCCAG GATGATAGTGGCCTGTGTTTCCAGTCATCTCAAAACAGCAGGAGATGGTGCTAAAACATTTATCATCTTTCTTTGCCATTTACTTAGAGGACTTAATGCAATCACAGACAGAGAAAAGGATTCTTTGATGTCTGAAAATACTCAAACTCGTAGAAGGCATTGGAAAAACTGTTGTCAGTGGAAATATATTTCTCAAACTCTTCTAATGTTTCAGACACAAATATTAGACTGTATCATTGACCAGTATTTAAGTAGACACTTTCTGtctatcttttcttctgttaaagaGAGAACATTGTCTAGGAGTTCTCTAGAATGGCTCTTAGAAGCATACTTCTGTGGAAGAGTGGgaagaaataatcagaaatttATTTCGCAATTGATGTGTGACTATTTTTTCGAGTGTATGACTTATAAAAGTGGAATTGACGTATTTGAGTTAGTGGATGACTCTTTTGTAGAGCTGAATGTGGGTGTCACTGGCCTTCCTGTTTCAGATTCCAGAATAGTGGCTGGTCTTGTGCTTCACAGAGATTTTTCTGTGTATTGCCCAGCAGATGGTGACATAAGAACAGTGATAGTAACAGAAACTCTTCAGCCTCTTTTTTCAACTTCTGGATCAGAGTTTATTCTAAATTCAGAAGCACAATTTCAAACATCTCAATTTTGGATTGTGGAAAGGACAAAATCAATAATGAAACATTTACATAGTCAGAATGTAAAATTGCTGCTATCTAGTGTTAAACAACCAGATTTAGTTATTTATTCTGCGAGACTGAGTGGCATATCAGTGGTAGAGTGTCTATCATCAGAAGAAATTTCTCTTATCCAGAGGATCAGTGGTCTTTCTCCATTTGTACTACCACAGGGCTCTTCACAGTGTGAAATCTCTAACACCACTTTATTGAAATTTTGTAGACCCCTCATCCTTAGATCCAAAAGGTATGTTCATCTTGGCTTAACTAGCACATGTGCATTTATGCCACACTGCATAGTTCTTTGCGGACCAGTGCAAGGTCTTATTGAACAACACAAAGATGCTTTACATGGAGCATTTAAAATGCTCCGGCAGTTATTTAAAGACCTTGATCTAAATTACATGACCCAAGCCAGTGACCAGAATGATGCTTCAAGCCCTCTTATTTATAAGAATAGCAGAGAGAGTAATCAGTTACAAGAACGTGGTAATGGCTCACTCCAAAGACCATGCCCGAAAACAGttgtaaagaacaaaaataaactggaaaaagctcaaatgtatttaaaagtaatttcaaaTGTAGAATTAGAAACATGTATTCCATGTTCAACAGTAAAACTGACACCAACAAATACATTCCAAAGACATCAAACACTTAGATGTTTGATAATTGATGACTGTGAaccattaattgagagtaattcCACTGCTCATTCAACAACAGAAAACACTAGAATAGACATTTCTTGTGAAAATTTAGAAATTGCTGGAAAGGGGAGCACGTTAGCAATGAGATGTAAGTTACTGGATATGTGTACTCCCCAGAGTTACCATTCCTCAGCTATGCCAGCAGGTTGTGTTTTGCCAGTAGGTGGTAATTTTGAAATCTTGTTACATTATTATCTTCTCAATTATGCCAAGAAATGCCAGCAGTCAGAAGAAACGGTGGTTAGTATGATAATAGCTAATGCACTTTTAGGCATTCCAAAAATCCTTTATAAAtctaagaaaggaaatgacaGTTTTCCACAAGTATACATAAGAGCTCTCCAAGCACTACAAACCAGCCAACCTGTGGGAAGCAGTCAGACGGGTTTGGAATCAGTAATTGGCAAATACCAACTACTAACTTCAGTTCTTCAGTGTTTGTCAAAAATATTAACCATTGATTTGGTAATCAACATTAAGAGACAACCTCAGAAAGTTCGAGGTGAAGATTCAGAAGATGAACTATAa